The following proteins are encoded in a genomic region of uncultured Vibrio sp.:
- a CDS encoding PTS transporter subunit EIIC — translation MANKIEHLELIADQIEQHIGGFDNVATLTNCMTRVRIVLKDRSLFDMDALRDVDGIKGVVDAGEQYQIIVGMGTAAKVAGVLNKRMKGAGVEEESTDIPVTQPFSIRRSLNTLAAIFVPTIPALIGCGLILGMVNIFKLVAPDFVAANPDIFTLFTVVGKAVFAVLSVMIGMNTAKELQASPAIGAVMAAVLAAPGLANIELFGNALVPGGGGMFAVLLVCVFSSKFELWFRSHCKESLDLIFTPTVTILVSSAVALFILQPIAHAVNVWLGNLVSVALLNESAGSVAVGGVLGGGFLFLLLTGLHQGLIPIHAQILETFGLNYLFPILAMGGMGQVGAAAYVYLKSKNERLKKTITGALPVGILGVGEPLLFGVSLPLGKTFIAGCLGGFAGGAMMAAFKIGIIIPFGTAGLSLIPLVGEGQIPSFLLAVVCAWIVGFIASMLLGFTDPVEKPAKSR, via the coding sequence ATGGCAAATAAGATAGAACATCTGGAACTGATTGCCGATCAAATTGAGCAGCATATTGGCGGCTTTGATAATGTCGCGACTCTAACCAACTGCATGACACGTGTGCGTATCGTGCTAAAAGACCGCTCTCTATTTGACATGGATGCACTACGTGACGTCGACGGTATTAAAGGTGTCGTCGATGCCGGAGAGCAATATCAGATCATCGTCGGCATGGGTACTGCGGCAAAAGTCGCAGGTGTGCTGAACAAACGAATGAAAGGCGCTGGTGTTGAAGAAGAATCGACGGATATCCCTGTCACACAGCCCTTCTCTATTCGTCGCTCACTCAACACCTTAGCTGCGATCTTTGTCCCGACGATTCCGGCTCTGATCGGTTGTGGTTTAATATTGGGGATGGTGAACATCTTCAAACTCGTTGCTCCGGATTTTGTCGCGGCAAACCCAGATATCTTCACGTTATTTACTGTTGTTGGCAAAGCTGTATTCGCCGTGCTTTCTGTCATGATCGGTATGAATACCGCCAAAGAACTTCAAGCTTCTCCTGCGATTGGCGCGGTGATGGCTGCGGTATTGGCAGCGCCAGGCCTCGCCAATATCGAGTTATTTGGTAACGCGTTAGTACCGGGCGGCGGCGGCATGTTTGCTGTGCTGTTGGTCTGCGTCTTTTCTTCTAAATTTGAGCTTTGGTTCCGTAGCCACTGTAAAGAAAGTCTCGACCTTATCTTTACTCCAACCGTGACGATTTTGGTGTCGTCGGCAGTGGCTTTGTTCATCTTGCAACCTATCGCCCACGCGGTAAACGTGTGGCTAGGTAACTTGGTGTCGGTTGCACTACTTAACGAATCCGCAGGTTCGGTAGCCGTGGGCGGTGTTCTTGGTGGAGGCTTCCTATTCCTACTATTAACGGGCTTACACCAAGGTCTTATCCCTATTCATGCACAAATCCTTGAAACATTTGGCCTCAACTACCTGTTCCCGATTTTAGCAATGGGTGGCATGGGACAAGTCGGTGCAGCGGCGTACGTTTACCTTAAGTCGAAAAATGAACGCCTGAAAAAGACCATTACTGGTGCACTACCGGTAGGTATTCTGGGTGTAGGCGAACCTTTGTTGTTTGGTGTATCGTTACCGTTAGGTAAAACCTTTATTGCAGGTTGTCTTGGCGGTTTTGCTGGCGGTGCAATGATGGCGGCTTTCAAGATTGGCATCATCATTCCATTTGGCACTGCAGGGCTTTCTCTGATTCCACTGGTTGGTGAAGGGCAGATTCCATCCTTCCTGCTTGCGGTAGTATGTGCATGGATTGTCGGCTTTATCGCGTCGATGCTATTAGGATTTACCGATCCAGTCGAAAAGCCAGCGAAAAGTCGCTAA
- a CDS encoding MurR/RpiR family transcriptional regulator yields the protein MESIINKVKALAHSSNLNEKKISHFIIEQQFDLSKFSATKIGAKLGISDSSVIRYAKSIGCSGFPDLKLKLAALAPQTQKLPTQSVYAEIESSDSTQAIIEKSKNLFTSKIEQSLSLIDTDTIERSAEVLLKANKILLSGIGASALVAADINHKLIRSGFNVQFNLDYHMQIVQASLLKKGDVLLVVSARGNTQEVLAAIEKARANGAKVIALTRYGKGKVAQLSDFVIPYSYTEEHNQLGMVTPQLLQMIAFDILFFKLNTLTDSVCMNTALDSLRQIQR from the coding sequence ATGGAAAGCATAATTAATAAAGTCAAAGCACTCGCTCATTCCAGCAACCTGAACGAGAAAAAGATTTCGCACTTTATTATTGAGCAGCAGTTTGACCTCTCTAAGTTTAGCGCCACCAAAATCGGCGCTAAACTGGGTATTAGCGATTCTTCGGTGATTCGTTATGCCAAGAGTATCGGCTGTAGCGGCTTTCCCGATTTAAAACTTAAGCTGGCGGCACTCGCACCACAGACGCAAAAACTGCCTACTCAGTCAGTGTATGCGGAAATCGAAAGCAGCGACTCGACCCAGGCCATCATCGAGAAATCAAAAAACTTATTTACCAGTAAGATCGAGCAATCTTTAAGCCTGATTGATACCGACACCATTGAACGTAGTGCTGAGGTATTGCTGAAAGCAAATAAGATTCTGCTTTCCGGCATTGGCGCTTCCGCGTTGGTCGCCGCCGATATCAATCACAAGCTAATTCGCTCTGGCTTTAACGTGCAGTTCAATCTGGATTACCACATGCAAATCGTCCAGGCTTCGCTGCTTAAAAAAGGTGATGTTTTACTGGTCGTATCGGCGCGAGGTAATACTCAGGAAGTGTTGGCCGCGATTGAAAAAGCACGCGCCAACGGTGCCAAAGTCATCGCTTTGACTCGTTACGGCAAAGGCAAAGTAGCTCAGCTATCAGATTTCGTTATTCCTTATAGCTACACCGAAGAGCACAACCAGCTGGGTATGGTCACGCCACAACTGCTGCAGATGATTGCTTTCGATATTCTGTTTTTCAAACTTAACACGCTAACCGACTCTGTCTGCATGAACACGGCGTTAGATTCACTTCGTCAAATTCAGCGCTAA
- the glmS gene encoding glutamine--fructose-6-phosphate transaminase (isomerizing): protein MCGIVGAVAQRDVAEILVEGLRRLEYRGYDSAGVAIVDAENNLTRVRRLGKVQELADAVEQEKVIGGTGIAHTRWATHGEPSEANAHPHMSGDIAVVHNGIIENYEELRETLRERGYVFESQTDTEVIAHLVEWELRTSETLLEAVQKTAKQLEGAYGTVALDRKDPSRIVVARSGSPIVIGFGVGENFLASDQLALLSVTRRFMYLEEGDVAEITRREVTVYDETGERVEREITESNAEHDAGDKGQYRHFMQKEIYEQPKALINTMEGRITADSVVTDAIGVNASDILSRVEHVQIVACGTSYNAGMTARYWFEDIAGVSCDVEIASEFRYRKFVTRPNSLLITLSQSGETADTLAALRLAKEKGYMAAMTICNVAGSSLVRESDFAFMTRAGVEIGVASTKAFTTQLSALLMLVTALGKQQNRISKEKEKEIVEALHALPEQINQALSFEKDIEALATDFADKHHTLFLGRGEFYPIAMEASLKLKEISYIHAEAYAAGELKHGPLALIDADMPVVVVAPSNDLLEKLKSNVEEVRARGGLLYVFADADAGFEGDETMKIITMPHVSEITAAIYYTIPMQLLSYYIALIKGTDVDQPRNLAKAVTVE, encoded by the coding sequence ATGTGTGGAATCGTAGGTGCAGTGGCACAACGAGATGTTGCAGAAATTTTGGTCGAAGGTCTACGCCGTTTGGAATACCGTGGTTATGATTCTGCAGGCGTAGCAATCGTCGATGCAGAAAATAACCTGACCCGCGTTCGTCGTTTGGGCAAAGTACAAGAGCTGGCTGATGCGGTTGAGCAAGAGAAAGTCATCGGCGGCACGGGTATTGCGCACACGCGTTGGGCAACACACGGGGAACCTTCAGAAGCAAACGCGCACCCACACATGTCAGGTGATATTGCTGTTGTGCATAACGGCATCATCGAAAACTACGAAGAACTGCGTGAAACGTTACGTGAACGCGGTTACGTATTTGAGTCTCAAACTGACACTGAAGTAATCGCACACCTGGTGGAGTGGGAACTTCGCACGTCAGAAACGCTGCTTGAAGCGGTACAAAAAACCGCGAAGCAATTGGAAGGTGCTTACGGTACGGTTGCTTTAGATCGTAAAGATCCTTCTCGCATTGTTGTTGCACGTTCCGGTAGCCCGATTGTTATCGGCTTTGGTGTAGGTGAAAACTTCCTGGCTTCAGACCAGTTGGCATTGCTGAGCGTGACTCGCCGTTTCATGTATTTGGAAGAAGGTGATGTAGCAGAAATTACTCGCCGTGAAGTGACCGTTTACGACGAAACTGGTGAGCGTGTAGAACGCGAAATCACAGAATCTAACGCTGAACACGATGCGGGTGATAAAGGCCAGTACCGTCACTTCATGCAAAAAGAAATTTATGAACAGCCAAAAGCACTAATCAATACCATGGAAGGCCGCATTACTGCCGATTCTGTTGTCACTGACGCGATTGGTGTGAATGCTTCAGATATCTTAAGCCGTGTAGAGCACGTGCAAATTGTAGCGTGTGGTACCTCTTACAACGCCGGTATGACAGCACGTTACTGGTTTGAAGATATTGCGGGCGTGAGCTGTGACGTAGAAATCGCTTCTGAGTTCCGTTACCGCAAGTTTGTGACGCGTCCAAACAGCCTTCTAATTACGCTATCGCAGTCAGGCGAAACGGCCGATACTCTAGCGGCGCTTCGTCTTGCAAAAGAGAAAGGCTACATGGCGGCAATGACTATCTGTAACGTGGCGGGCTCTTCATTGGTTCGTGAATCTGATTTTGCCTTTATGACTCGCGCAGGTGTTGAAATCGGTGTGGCTTCTACCAAAGCATTCACGACTCAGCTATCTGCTCTTCTTATGCTGGTTACGGCACTTGGTAAGCAACAGAACCGTATCAGCAAAGAGAAAGAAAAAGAGATCGTAGAAGCACTGCACGCGCTCCCAGAGCAAATCAATCAGGCGTTGTCTTTCGAGAAAGATATCGAAGCATTGGCAACAGATTTTGCTGATAAACACCACACACTGTTCCTTGGCCGTGGTGAGTTCTACCCAATCGCGATGGAAGCCTCTCTGAAACTAAAAGAGATCTCGTACATTCACGCTGAAGCGTACGCAGCAGGTGAGCTAAAACACGGTCCATTAGCGCTTATCGATGCTGACATGCCAGTGGTTGTGGTTGCGCCAAGTAATGACCTACTTGAGAAGCTGAAATCAAACGTTGAAGAAGTTCGCGCACGTGGCGGTCTACTGTACGTATTTGCTGACGCTGATGCAGGTTTTGAAGGTGATGAGACGATGAAGATCATCACCATGCCACACGTAAGCGAAATCACTGCAGCGATTTACTACACCATTCCAATGCAATTGCTGTCTTACTACATTGCTTTGATCAAAGGGACTGACGTTGACCAACCTCGTAACCTGGCGAAAGCGGTAACGGTGGAATAA
- a CDS encoding DeoR family transcriptional regulator: MSKRNTQLRRHAISNLVSELGEVSVDELAQQFETSEVTIRKDLASLEKNGQLLRRYGGAIAIPTEVIHEELSPNVSTRKLNLAKAAASLIRDHNRIVIDSGSTTAALIQQLNDKRGLVVMTNSLHVANALNELESEPTLLMTGGTWDTHSESFQGKVAESVLRAYDFDQLFIGADGIDLERGTTTFNELVGLSNVMAEVSREVIVMIESEKIGRRIPNLELAWQQIDVLVTDADIKAEHKFQIEQQGVKVICA; the protein is encoded by the coding sequence ATGTCGAAACGAAACACTCAATTAAGAAGACACGCTATTTCTAACCTAGTTTCTGAGCTGGGCGAAGTCAGTGTGGATGAACTGGCTCAGCAATTTGAGACCTCAGAAGTCACGATTAGAAAGGACTTAGCTTCTTTGGAGAAAAATGGACAGCTTTTGCGTCGTTATGGTGGGGCGATTGCGATCCCGACGGAAGTTATCCATGAAGAATTGAGTCCAAATGTTTCGACTCGAAAGCTAAATTTAGCTAAAGCGGCCGCTTCGCTGATCCGAGACCATAATCGCATTGTTATCGACAGTGGCAGTACGACCGCAGCATTAATACAGCAGTTAAACGACAAGCGTGGCTTAGTTGTAATGACTAATTCATTACATGTGGCGAATGCGCTCAATGAGCTGGAGAGTGAGCCTACTTTGCTGATGACTGGGGGAACCTGGGACACGCACTCTGAATCCTTTCAAGGCAAAGTCGCTGAATCTGTTTTAAGAGCTTATGACTTTGACCAGCTATTTATTGGTGCTGATGGGATCGACCTAGAGCGCGGAACCACCACATTTAATGAGCTGGTTGGCTTAAGTAATGTAATGGCGGAAGTCTCCCGCGAAGTCATCGTAATGATTGAGTCTGAAAAAATCGGCCGCCGTATTCCGAATCTCGAGCTCGCCTGGCAACAGATTGATGTGCTGGTAACCGACGCGGATATAAAAGCTGAACACAAATTCCAGATTGAACAGCAAGGTGTGAAAGTCATTTGCGCCTGA
- the pykF gene encoding pyruvate kinase PykF — MKKTKIVCTIGPKTESVEKLTELVNAGMNVMRLNFSHGDYEEHGTRIANFRQVMEATGKQLAILLDTKGPEIRTIKLEGGNDVDLVAGQEFTFTTDTSVVGNKDTVAVTYAGFATDLNVGNTILVDDGLIEMEVIATTETEVKCKVLNNGALGENKGVNLPGVSVNLPALSEKDKNDLKFGCEQGVDFVAASFIRKASDVQEIRDVLAANGGENIHIISKIENQEGVDNFDEILELSDGIMVARGDLGVEIPAEEVIFAQKMMIEKCNRARKMVITATQMLDSMINNPRPTRAEAGDVANAVMDGTDAVMLSGETAKGKYPVEAVTIMAQIANRTDSALKAELGSRLDSPRLRITEAVCKGAVDTAEKLAAPLIVVATEGGKSARSVRKYFPTANILALTTNTKTAAQLVLTKGVTPIVVESIANTDAFYVTGKELALESGLGNKGDIVVMVSGALVASGTTNTASVHVL; from the coding sequence ATGAAAAAGACCAAAATCGTTTGTACGATTGGCCCTAAAACTGAATCTGTAGAGAAGCTAACTGAGCTAGTAAACGCAGGCATGAACGTTATGCGTCTAAACTTCTCTCACGGTGACTATGAAGAGCACGGCACTCGTATTGCGAACTTCCGCCAAGTAATGGAAGCAACGGGCAAACAACTAGCAATCCTTCTAGATACTAAAGGCCCAGAAATCCGCACTATCAAACTAGAAGGCGGTAACGACGTTGATCTAGTTGCTGGTCAAGAATTCACTTTCACAACTGATACTTCAGTTGTTGGTAACAAAGACACTGTAGCTGTGACTTACGCTGGTTTCGCTACAGACCTAAACGTTGGTAACACTATCCTTGTAGACGACGGTCTAATCGAGATGGAAGTTATCGCAACGACTGAAACTGAAGTTAAATGTAAAGTACTTAACAACGGCGCACTAGGCGAAAACAAAGGTGTTAACCTACCTGGCGTTTCTGTAAACCTTCCAGCTCTATCTGAAAAAGATAAGAACGACCTTAAGTTTGGTTGTGAGCAAGGCGTAGACTTCGTTGCGGCTTCTTTCATCCGTAAAGCTTCTGACGTTCAAGAAATCCGTGACGTACTTGCTGCAAACGGTGGCGAGAACATTCACATCATCTCTAAGATCGAAAACCAAGAAGGTGTTGATAACTTCGACGAGATCCTAGAGCTTTCTGACGGCATCATGGTTGCACGTGGTGACCTAGGTGTTGAAATCCCAGCTGAAGAAGTAATCTTCGCTCAAAAAATGATGATCGAGAAGTGTAACCGTGCACGTAAGATGGTTATCACTGCAACTCAAATGCTTGATTCTATGATCAACAACCCACGTCCTACTCGTGCGGAAGCTGGCGACGTTGCTAACGCAGTAATGGATGGTACTGACGCAGTAATGCTTTCTGGTGAAACAGCGAAAGGTAAATACCCTGTTGAAGCTGTAACTATCATGGCTCAAATCGCGAACCGTACGGATTCTGCTCTTAAAGCTGAGCTAGGTTCTCGTCTAGATAGCCCACGTCTACGCATTACTGAAGCAGTATGTAAAGGCGCAGTAGACACAGCTGAAAAACTGGCTGCTCCACTGATCGTTGTTGCAACTGAAGGCGGTAAATCTGCACGTTCAGTACGTAAGTACTTCCCAACTGCAAACATCCTAGCACTAACAACTAACACTAAGACTGCTGCACAGCTTGTTCTGACTAAAGGTGTTACTCCAATCGTTGTTGAATCTATTGCAAACACTGACGCATTCTACGTGACAGGTAAAGAGCTTGCTCTAGAGTCTGGCCTAGGTAACAAAGGCGACATCGTTGTGATGGTTTCTGGTGCTCTAGTTGCATCAGGTACAACCAACACGGCATCTGTACACGTTCTTTAA
- a CDS encoding IS4 family transposase — MQLTTALSLANRYAPNTEQLGKLSDILSPDFINQCLETTGVATIRKRRIPLDMAVWSVIAMSLYRQEPLWSIVSKAQLMLPGKKSLVAPSAIVQARQRLGDEAVKQVFHQSQRLWNQEAQHPTWSGLKLLAVDGVLWRTPDSDENREAFKAPSNQNGDASFPQVRMVCQMEVTSHMLIASAFDSYKTNEMKLAENLIETTPDNSLTMFDRGFFSLGLLNRWACTGRERHWMIPMRKGTQYTVISKLGRNDKLVELKSNPQARKKFPDLPEAIQVRLITRTIKGKEVNIFTSMTDAMRYPSSEITDLYSHRWEIEVGYREMKSALLKNEFTLRSKKPEMVRQELWGLLLAYNILRYQMVNMASSIPGLYPNQLSFTTCAHAIIHLIHGFWLESAGTIPKRITHLIEETSHHVLPIKREDRIYPRAVKAKVRKYPNKKKASQLN, encoded by the coding sequence TTGCAATTAACTACAGCCTTATCACTTGCTAATCGCTATGCACCAAACACTGAACAGCTGGGAAAGCTAAGTGATATTCTCTCCCCTGATTTTATTAACCAATGCCTTGAAACTACTGGTGTAGCAACTATTCGTAAGCGTCGAATCCCCCTTGATATGGCTGTCTGGTCTGTGATTGCTATGTCTTTATATCGACAAGAGCCTTTATGGAGCATTGTGTCAAAAGCCCAACTGATGCTACCAGGTAAGAAATCGTTGGTAGCCCCAAGCGCTATTGTTCAAGCTAGACAACGACTAGGAGATGAAGCGGTAAAACAAGTGTTCCATCAGAGCCAAAGGCTTTGGAATCAAGAGGCACAACATCCCACATGGTCAGGGTTGAAGCTGCTTGCCGTCGATGGTGTGCTTTGGAGAACGCCGGATAGTGATGAAAATCGAGAGGCCTTCAAAGCCCCTTCAAATCAGAATGGCGACGCGAGCTTTCCTCAAGTTCGCATGGTATGTCAGATGGAAGTGACCAGTCATATGCTTATTGCTAGTGCTTTCGATAGCTATAAAACGAATGAAATGAAGCTGGCAGAAAACCTAATCGAAACCACTCCAGACAATAGTTTAACGATGTTCGATAGAGGCTTTTTCTCGCTTGGTCTGTTGAATCGCTGGGCTTGCACTGGTCGCGAGCGTCACTGGATGATACCCATGAGAAAAGGGACTCAGTACACGGTAATAAGTAAACTTGGAAGAAACGACAAGCTTGTTGAGTTGAAATCTAACCCTCAAGCTAGGAAAAAGTTCCCAGACCTACCAGAAGCCATACAAGTACGACTGATAACTCGAACAATCAAAGGGAAAGAGGTCAATATCTTCACATCCATGACAGACGCAATGCGTTACCCAAGTTCAGAAATAACGGACTTGTATAGCCATCGTTGGGAGATAGAGGTAGGTTACAGAGAAATGAAATCAGCGCTTCTTAAAAATGAATTTACACTAAGAAGTAAAAAGCCAGAGATGGTTCGCCAAGAGTTATGGGGACTGCTTTTAGCCTACAATATACTGAGGTATCAGATGGTTAACATGGCCTCCAGCATACCTGGTTTATATCCAAACCAACTGAGTTTCACGACTTGTGCTCACGCCATTATTCATCTAATCCATGGCTTCTGGCTAGAATCAGCAGGAACGATACCAAAGAGGATCACTCACTTGATAGAAGAGACCTCTCACCATGTATTGCCTATCAAACGAGAAGATCGGATATACCCGAGGGCCGTCAAAGCAAAAGTCAGAAAATACCCTAATAAAAAGAAAGCCAGTCAGCTTAACTGA
- the ilvN gene encoding acetolactate synthase small subunit, whose product MRHIISLLLENQPGALSRVVGLFSQRGYNIESLTVSPTDDETLSRMNITTTSNEMQLEQIQKQLHKLIDVLKVQEVTELEHLERELMMVKVKASGFARAEVKRTADIFRGQIVDVTASQYTVQLAGTSEKLDAFIKAISEVTEVVEVARSGVVGIARGERALKP is encoded by the coding sequence ATGAGACACATTATTTCATTGCTATTGGAAAACCAACCTGGTGCGTTGTCTCGCGTTGTAGGCTTGTTCTCTCAACGTGGCTACAACATTGAATCGTTGACGGTTTCTCCTACTGATGACGAAACCCTTTCTCGTATGAATATCACGACAACGTCAAACGAGATGCAACTAGAGCAGATTCAGAAACAGTTACATAAGTTAATTGATGTGTTAAAAGTTCAGGAAGTGACAGAGCTTGAGCACCTTGAACGTGAGCTGATGATGGTGAAGGTGAAAGCGAGTGGTTTTGCTCGTGCGGAAGTAAAACGCACTGCAGATATCTTCCGTGGACAGATTGTTGATGTTACCGCTTCTCAATATACCGTTCAGTTGGCAGGAACCAGTGAGAAACTCGATGCGTTTATTAAGGCGATTTCGGAAGTTACGGAAGTCGTGGAAGTCGCTCGTAGTGGTGTAGTCGGCATTGCACGTGGAGAACGTGCACTGAAGCCTTAA
- a CDS encoding acetolactate synthase 3 large subunit: MTAMLSGAEMVVQSLIEENVSQIFGYPGGSVLDIYDALHAKTDQIKHVLVRHEQAATHMADGYARATGKPGVVLVCSGPGATNTITGIATAYMDSIPMIVISGNVPNSLIGNDAFQECDIVGVSRPVVKHSFLVKKAEDIPETIKKAFYISTTGRPGPVVIDLPKDVMNPQIKLPYQYPESISMRSYKPTTSGHKGQIKKALKSLLEAKKPVLYVGGGAVISGAHEHILELADKLNLPVVSTLMGLGAFPGTHKNSLGMLGMHGTYEANMAMHEADLIFGIGVRFDDRTTNNLEKYCPNAKVMHIDIDPSSISKNVKVDLPIVGSAEKVLTTMLGLLAEQEGENDDEAIQAWWEDIKVWRDRQCLAYDTSPERIKPQQVIETLHKLTNGDAYVASDVGQHQMFAALYYPFNKPRRWINSGGLGTMGFGLPAGMGVKFAMPEEEVVVVTGDGSIQMNIQELSTAMQYDIPVKIINLNNRFLGMVKQWQDIIYQGRHSNSYMSSVPDFAAIAEAYGHVGIRIETPDQLEAGLQKALDMKDRLVFVDINVDETEHVYPMQIKGEGMDKMWLSKTERT, from the coding sequence ATGACAGCAATGTTGTCAGGTGCAGAGATGGTTGTGCAATCTCTGATCGAAGAGAATGTATCGCAGATCTTTGGTTACCCTGGCGGTTCCGTTCTAGATATCTACGACGCGCTGCACGCCAAAACCGACCAAATTAAACACGTACTAGTACGACATGAACAAGCGGCGACGCACATGGCTGATGGCTATGCTCGTGCCACCGGTAAACCAGGTGTCGTACTGGTATGTTCAGGTCCTGGCGCGACCAATACGATTACCGGTATTGCGACCGCTTACATGGACTCTATCCCAATGATCGTTATCTCAGGTAACGTACCGAACAGCCTAATTGGTAACGATGCATTCCAAGAATGTGACATTGTTGGTGTCTCTCGCCCAGTGGTAAAACACAGCTTTTTAGTTAAGAAAGCGGAAGATATCCCTGAAACGATCAAGAAAGCGTTTTACATTTCGACAACTGGTCGCCCTGGTCCAGTTGTGATTGATTTGCCAAAAGATGTCATGAATCCGCAAATCAAGCTGCCTTACCAGTATCCAGAAAGCATTTCGATGCGTTCGTACAAGCCGACCACTTCGGGTCATAAAGGCCAAATAAAGAAAGCACTTAAATCTCTGCTTGAGGCGAAAAAGCCAGTGCTTTACGTAGGTGGTGGTGCGGTAATCTCCGGAGCGCACGAGCATATCCTTGAACTGGCGGATAAACTTAACCTTCCAGTAGTGAGCACCTTGATGGGCTTGGGCGCATTCCCTGGTACTCACAAAAACTCGCTTGGCATGTTGGGTATGCATGGTACCTATGAAGCTAACATGGCCATGCACGAAGCTGACCTGATCTTTGGTATCGGGGTTCGCTTTGATGACCGTACTACCAACAATTTGGAAAAATACTGTCCTAATGCGAAAGTCATGCATATCGATATCGACCCATCGTCGATATCGAAAAACGTGAAAGTGGATTTACCTATCGTTGGTTCGGCAGAAAAAGTGCTGACAACCATGCTAGGTTTGTTGGCTGAGCAAGAAGGCGAAAACGACGACGAAGCTATCCAAGCTTGGTGGGAAGACATTAAGGTATGGCGCGATCGTCAATGCTTAGCTTATGACACATCTCCAGAACGCATTAAGCCTCAGCAAGTAATTGAAACGTTACATAAACTGACCAATGGCGATGCTTATGTTGCGTCAGACGTCGGTCAGCACCAGATGTTTGCCGCACTCTACTATCCATTCAACAAACCACGTCGTTGGATCAACTCTGGCGGTCTGGGCACCATGGGCTTTGGTCTTCCTGCAGGTATGGGTGTTAAATTTGCGATGCCAGAGGAAGAAGTGGTCGTGGTCACCGGTGACGGCAGTATTCAAATGAACATTCAGGAGTTGTCGACCGCAATGCAGTACGACATCCCAGTGAAGATCATCAATCTGAATAACCGCTTCCTAGGCATGGTAAAACAGTGGCAAGACATTATTTATCAAGGTCGTCACTCTAATTCATACATGAGTTCTGTTCCTGATTTTGCAGCAATTGCAGAAGCTTATGGTCACGTTGGTATTCGTATCGAAACGCCAGATCAACTCGAAGCTGGTCTACAAAAAGCACTCGATATGAAAGACCGCTTGGTGTTCGTTGACATTAACGTCGATGAAACCGAGCACGTTTACCCTATGCAGATTAAAGGTGAGGGTATGGACAAAATGTGGCTAAGCAAAACGGAGAGAACATAA